The following are encoded together in the Xanthomonas sacchari genome:
- a CDS encoding YhgN family NAAT transporter → MTILSAALLLFLILDPLGNIPVFLSVLKPLPARRQRIVLARELLIALGVLMGFLWGGKYALEVMHLRQESVAIAGGIVLFLIGIRMIFPRPEGLMGEIPDGEPFIVPLAIPLVAGPSGMAAVMLMGSNEPTRLGEWSLALILAWLGTSALLFSGTLLYKLLGMRVLTAVERLMGMLLVAISVQMFLDGISAYLKLPIAG, encoded by the coding sequence ATGACCATCCTGTCGGCAGCGCTACTGCTGTTCCTGATCCTCGACCCGCTGGGCAACATCCCGGTGTTCCTCAGCGTGCTCAAGCCGCTGCCGGCGCGGCGCCAGCGCATCGTGCTGGCGCGCGAACTGTTGATCGCGCTGGGCGTGCTGATGGGCTTCCTGTGGGGCGGCAAGTACGCCCTGGAAGTGATGCACCTGCGCCAGGAATCGGTGGCGATCGCCGGCGGCATCGTGCTGTTCCTGATCGGCATCCGCATGATCTTCCCGCGCCCGGAAGGGCTGATGGGCGAGATTCCCGACGGCGAACCCTTCATCGTGCCGCTGGCCATCCCGCTGGTGGCCGGCCCCTCCGGCATGGCCGCGGTGATGCTGATGGGCAGCAACGAGCCGACCCGGCTGGGCGAATGGAGCCTGGCGCTGATCCTGGCCTGGCTGGGGACCTCGGCGCTGCTGTTCTCGGGCACGCTGCTGTACAAGCTACTCGGCATGCGCGTGCTGACCGCGGTCGAGCGGCTGATGGGCATGTTGCTGGTGGCGATCTCGGTGCAGATGTTCCTGGACGGGATCAGCGCCTACCTGAAGCTGCCGATCGCCGGCTGA
- the ppnN gene encoding nucleotide 5'-monophosphate nucleosidase PpnN — translation MTTSNTAARALPVVDARIYPRGGLDILSRVEVARLRDASSGGLHELLRRCALAVLTSGSASDDPRAARDLYPDFDIQVVQRDRGVRIDLLNAPAMAFVDGEIINGVAELLFAVVRDLAYMAIELGPESTTDLQSSEGITNAVFGQLRNARILQPNDPKLVVCWGGHSISRDEYLYTKQVGYELGLRGLDICTGCGPGAMKGPMKGATIAHAKQRKHDNRYIGVTEPGIIAAESPNPIVNHLVIMPDIEKRLEAFVRIGHGIIVFPGGVGTAEEILYLLGILLREENRDLPFPLILTGPTIAAPYFEQIDRFLRLTLGEVATSRYEIVVGDPVAVARKMAAGIQEVRAHRKEQKDAFYFNWSVDIPLEYQRPFEPTHEAMAALDLHHGRPPHALAADLRRAFSGIVAGNVKEDGMRRIEQHGPFEIHGDADMMQALDELLRAFVEQRRMKISGEYRPCYRVMA, via the coding sequence ATGACGACCAGCAATACGGCGGCGCGCGCGCTGCCGGTAGTGGATGCGCGGATCTACCCGCGTGGCGGCCTGGACATCCTCTCGCGCGTGGAAGTGGCGCGCCTGCGCGATGCGTCCAGCGGCGGCCTGCACGAGCTGCTGCGGCGCTGCGCGCTGGCGGTGCTGACCAGCGGCAGCGCCTCGGACGATCCGCGTGCGGCGCGCGACCTGTATCCCGACTTCGACATCCAGGTGGTGCAGCGCGACCGCGGCGTGCGCATCGATCTGCTCAATGCGCCGGCGATGGCCTTCGTCGACGGCGAGATCATCAACGGCGTGGCCGAACTGCTGTTCGCCGTGGTCCGCGACCTGGCCTACATGGCCATCGAGCTCGGCCCGGAGTCGACCACCGACCTGCAGTCCAGCGAAGGCATCACCAACGCCGTGTTCGGCCAGTTGCGCAACGCGCGCATCCTGCAGCCGAACGATCCCAAGCTGGTGGTGTGCTGGGGTGGCCACTCGATCTCGCGCGACGAGTACCTGTACACCAAGCAGGTCGGCTACGAGCTGGGCCTGCGCGGGCTGGACATCTGCACCGGCTGCGGCCCGGGCGCGATGAAGGGGCCGATGAAGGGCGCCACCATCGCCCACGCCAAGCAGCGCAAGCACGACAACCGCTACATCGGCGTGACCGAGCCGGGCATCATCGCCGCCGAATCGCCGAACCCGATCGTCAACCACCTGGTGATCATGCCGGACATCGAGAAGCGCCTGGAGGCCTTCGTCCGCATCGGCCACGGCATCATCGTGTTCCCGGGCGGCGTCGGCACCGCCGAAGAGATCCTGTACCTGCTCGGCATCCTGCTGCGCGAGGAGAACCGCGATCTGCCGTTCCCGCTGATCCTCACCGGCCCGACCATCGCTGCGCCGTATTTCGAGCAGATCGACCGCTTCCTGCGCCTGACCCTGGGCGAGGTGGCGACCTCGCGCTACGAGATCGTGGTCGGCGACCCAGTGGCGGTGGCGCGCAAGATGGCGGCTGGCATCCAGGAGGTGCGCGCGCACCGCAAGGAGCAGAAGGACGCGTTCTACTTCAACTGGTCGGTGGACATCCCGCTGGAGTACCAGCGTCCGTTCGAGCCGACCCACGAGGCGATGGCCGCGTTGGATCTGCACCATGGCCGCCCGCCGCACGCGCTGGCGGCGGACCTGCGCCGCGCCTTCTCCGGCATCGTCGCCGGCAACGTCAAGGAAGACGGCATGCGCCGTATCGAGCAGCACGGCCCGTTCGAGATCCATGGCGATGCGGACATGATGCAGGCCCTGGACGAACTGCTGCGCGCCTTCGTCGAACAGCGCCGCATGAAGATCTCCGGCGAGTACCGGCCCTGCTACCGGGTCATGGCCTGA
- a CDS encoding TonB-dependent receptor, translated as MTFRSTPRVSPLSLALATAFAAHSAFAQDAGSESAQRVTASSTSNTTAAYETKRVQQLDKVNVSADKSSYVLGGGNMTVQTASKAISTVTREAIAQASGGSNFTQMIDAIPGVDASTSDVTGLNNGNYSLRGFDSSAIGITVNGAPVTDSGSYSVYATEYGDAENYNDITVTQGTPNVDQPEMGATGGQIAWSTIDPSHAFGVDFNQSFGSNDYRRTFVRVNTGDTGPLRSWVSYSTNSADKWKGNGDMSVAKIDGKSVWDISPGNSISASFQYNRQSNYSYNTASKAQLASDYAYDYNDTWGGGTTSADQSYWKLRRNPYRSLLVSLDGEFTLGDTLRLSVVPYVWWGEGGGSSAASVYPSTSSSNVYGYASGVSGSRDVDYTYSYSATVRPGVVAKFFQDIGMDHNLVYGLWYDRSRKSQNSSIVKTDQSTGQPCDVWAESEGCFLTYADGQVQQSYRTYTVTDVQKYFIQDNWTPADDWAVNYGVSWIHATRKGHNYQWPDSTKEIGVDFDSSYSKLLPAFGIKYAPDSRSQFYYGVAKTFRVPATNSISINLSAAQEIPQPESAWTNDLGWRYYGDRFSLSAMLYQSNYRNKQMSSYDQATALTTYISIGKVRMRGFNGEASYNITDNLKLYGSYTYTQARILSDSLAVGTSKGIYDYAVGGKQLANTPKNLANLRLSYTIGDFWVALKGRYSGPRYGDYMNTERVGGYTTFGADAGYTFADWGWLKKPSIKLNLYNLTDKQAVTWVSTSQVLAASGASDYPDVAATGTPYYSVLEPRAFAVTVGASF; from the coding sequence ATGACGTTCCGTTCCACACCGCGTGTTTCCCCTCTTTCCCTTGCGCTGGCCACGGCGTTCGCGGCCCATTCCGCCTTCGCCCAGGACGCCGGCAGCGAGTCGGCGCAGCGGGTCACCGCCTCCAGCACGTCCAATACCACCGCCGCGTACGAGACCAAGCGCGTGCAGCAACTGGACAAGGTCAACGTCAGCGCCGACAAGAGCAGCTACGTCCTCGGCGGCGGCAACATGACCGTGCAGACCGCCAGCAAGGCGATCTCCACGGTGACCCGCGAGGCGATCGCGCAGGCGTCCGGCGGCAGCAACTTCACCCAGATGATCGATGCGATCCCGGGCGTGGACGCCTCCACCAGCGACGTGACCGGCCTCAACAACGGCAACTACAGCCTGCGCGGTTTCGATTCCTCGGCGATCGGCATCACCGTCAACGGCGCCCCGGTGACAGACAGCGGCAGCTATTCGGTGTATGCCACCGAATACGGCGATGCCGAGAACTACAACGACATCACCGTCACCCAGGGCACGCCGAACGTGGACCAGCCGGAGATGGGCGCCACCGGCGGCCAGATCGCCTGGTCGACCATCGATCCCAGCCATGCGTTCGGGGTGGATTTCAACCAGAGCTTCGGCAGCAACGACTACCGGCGCACCTTCGTGCGGGTCAACACCGGCGATACCGGTCCGCTGCGCTCGTGGGTGTCGTATTCGACCAACAGCGCGGACAAGTGGAAGGGCAATGGCGACATGTCGGTCGCAAAGATCGACGGCAAGAGCGTGTGGGACATCAGCCCCGGCAACTCGATCAGCGCCTCGTTCCAGTACAACCGGCAGTCCAACTACTCCTACAACACCGCCAGCAAGGCGCAGCTGGCCAGCGACTACGCCTACGACTACAACGACACCTGGGGCGGTGGCACCACCTCCGCCGACCAGTCCTACTGGAAGCTGCGGCGCAATCCCTACAGGAGCCTGCTGGTCAGCCTGGATGGCGAGTTCACCCTCGGCGACACCCTGCGTCTGTCGGTGGTGCCCTACGTGTGGTGGGGCGAGGGCGGCGGTTCCAGCGCCGCGTCGGTGTATCCGTCCACCAGCAGCAGCAACGTCTATGGCTACGCCAGCGGCGTGAGCGGCAGCCGCGACGTCGACTACACCTACTCCTACTCCGCGACGGTGCGCCCGGGCGTGGTCGCCAAGTTCTTCCAGGACATCGGGATGGACCACAACCTGGTCTACGGCCTGTGGTACGACCGCTCGCGCAAGAGCCAGAACAGCAGCATCGTCAAGACCGATCAAAGCACCGGGCAGCCGTGCGATGTGTGGGCCGAGAGCGAGGGCTGCTTCCTGACCTATGCCGACGGCCAGGTGCAGCAGAGCTACCGCACCTACACGGTGACCGACGTGCAGAAGTACTTCATCCAGGACAACTGGACCCCCGCCGACGACTGGGCGGTCAACTACGGCGTGTCCTGGATCCATGCCACGCGCAAGGGCCACAACTACCAATGGCCCGACAGCACCAAGGAGATCGGCGTGGACTTCGACAGCAGCTACAGCAAGCTGCTGCCGGCGTTCGGCATCAAGTACGCGCCGGACAGCCGCTCCCAGTTCTACTACGGCGTCGCCAAGACCTTCCGCGTGCCGGCCACCAACTCGATCTCGATCAACCTGTCGGCGGCGCAGGAGATCCCGCAACCGGAATCGGCCTGGACCAACGACCTGGGCTGGCGCTACTACGGCGACCGCTTCTCGCTGTCGGCGATGCTGTACCAGAGCAACTACCGCAACAAGCAGATGTCCAGCTACGACCAGGCCACCGCGCTGACCACCTACATCTCGATCGGCAAGGTACGCATGCGCGGCTTCAACGGCGAGGCCAGCTACAACATCACCGACAACCTCAAGCTGTACGGCTCCTACACCTATACCCAGGCCAGGATCCTGAGCGACAGCCTGGCGGTGGGCACGTCCAAGGGCATCTACGACTATGCGGTCGGTGGCAAGCAACTGGCCAATACGCCGAAGAACCTGGCCAATCTGCGCCTGAGCTACACCATCGGCGATTTCTGGGTCGCGCTGAAGGGCCGTTACTCCGGTCCGCGCTACGGCGACTACATGAACACCGAACGGGTGGGGGGCTACACCACCTTCGGCGCCGACGCCGGCTATACCTTCGCCGACTGGGGCTGGCTGAAGAAGCCGTCGATCAAGCTCAACCTCTACAACCTGACCGACAAGCAGGCCGTCACCTGGGTCAGCACCAGCCAGGTGCTGGCGGCGTCCGGCGCCAGCGACTACCCGGACGTGGCGGCTACCGGCACGCCGTACTACTCCGTGCTGGAGCCGCGTGCGTTCGCGGTGACCGTCGGCGCCTCGTTCTGA
- a CDS encoding TonB-dependent receptor, translating into MSKLTLGLVAALAAAPVFAQSTSAGVGGVVTHGGQPVAGAEVTITHVESGTVSRATTDAAGRYNARGLRVGGPYSITITKSGDGTKTEDGVYLSVNQNATINADLTGDMAAPTTLETVNAVAVATGSEVFSATKTGSGTNIGREQIEALPSINGNIQDYMRLDPRVAFVDRASGTISAGGLNPRYNSINIDGVSASDTFGLEGNNMTTRRQPVSMEAIEAIDVNLSNYDVSIASAAGATVNAVTKSGTNEFHGSVYGSYRDGDWFGDNPDGTKFNGFTKEKTYGATFGGPIVKDKLFFFANYEKFQQDAPGVDLGSTALGKANAKYGMADVTRAQQIAKNYGFDAGGLDSDGNTDLKEYALKLDWNISDNHRASLRYSKLDQSKLRINGAGSSSQASLSSYWYQHEKSVESYVGQLFSDWSENFSTEFKVSYRDYSAIRVVPTNAPSIAVYFDGSVANPTGDVLFLGTETNSQGNILTTKTWNYYGAGTLTLDNHNLKFGVDYSTNDIYNLYGRNSWGVYTFFGLDNFASGRWSSYQLNQERSPGSIAADYKNSNLGLFVQDTWYVNNNLTLTLGLRGDRPQVSPDPTYNAAAQAYFGYDNSKIFESDFLIQPRFGFNYTFDTDRPTQLRGGVGLFQGDAPQVWIGNSYSNTGFNYNAYSFTAYNPALPFSANKDTQPIPTTPGSATQGVSFVGNDFKLPSLYKANLALDHELPWYGIVASAELLVTKVKDGLYYKSLNIGRVNSPGQDPSPAYYGPDGRALYWNPARTGRPWATSDNRYNRNSAYSDVYLIDNTDKGKTQQFTVSLSKPFSEGGDWSWTLGYTYTHATEVGPLTSSTASSGWGYQYAFNANSETENRSRYEIKDRISGSLDWKHMFFGDYETRVGLVYEGRSGRPYSYVFNGDANGDGRSTNDLFYVPKGPGDVLFGTLSSTGAFTANPALQQQFFDWLAKNPQLAKYAGSYAPANGFRSGWINTFDVRITQQLPGFYKGHKSEIWLDIQNVGNLLNKKWGRIEDYGFYADARVANLQGIYQGKYVYNTLYTDQPTAANADADGFNIGVSQWSMQLGFRYQF; encoded by the coding sequence ATGTCCAAGCTCACCCTGGGCCTCGTTGCGGCGCTGGCCGCGGCGCCGGTGTTCGCCCAGAGCACCTCCGCCGGTGTCGGCGGCGTGGTGACCCATGGCGGCCAGCCGGTCGCCGGCGCCGAGGTGACCATCACCCACGTCGAGTCGGGCACGGTCAGCCGCGCCACCACCGACGCCGCCGGTCGCTACAACGCGCGCGGCCTGCGCGTCGGCGGTCCGTACAGCATCACCATCACCAAGTCGGGCGACGGCACCAAGACCGAAGATGGCGTGTACCTGAGCGTCAACCAGAACGCCACCATCAATGCCGACCTGACCGGCGACATGGCCGCGCCGACCACCCTGGAGACGGTCAATGCCGTCGCCGTGGCCACCGGCTCGGAAGTGTTCAGCGCCACCAAGACGGGCTCGGGCACCAACATCGGTCGCGAGCAGATCGAAGCGCTGCCGTCGATCAACGGCAACATCCAGGACTACATGCGCCTGGATCCGCGCGTGGCCTTCGTCGATCGCGCCTCGGGCACGATCAGCGCCGGCGGCCTGAATCCGCGCTACAACTCGATCAACATCGACGGCGTTTCGGCCAGCGACACCTTCGGCCTGGAAGGCAACAACATGACCACCCGGCGTCAGCCGGTGTCGATGGAAGCCATCGAAGCTATCGACGTCAACCTGTCCAACTACGACGTCAGCATCGCCAGCGCCGCCGGCGCCACCGTCAATGCGGTGACCAAGTCCGGTACCAACGAGTTCCACGGCTCGGTGTACGGCAGCTATCGCGATGGCGACTGGTTCGGCGACAACCCGGACGGCACCAAGTTCAACGGCTTCACCAAGGAGAAGACCTACGGCGCGACCTTCGGCGGCCCGATCGTCAAGGACAAGCTGTTCTTCTTCGCCAACTACGAGAAGTTCCAGCAGGATGCGCCGGGTGTCGACCTCGGCAGCACCGCGCTGGGCAAGGCCAACGCCAAGTACGGCATGGCCGACGTGACCCGCGCCCAGCAGATCGCCAAGAACTACGGCTTCGATGCCGGCGGCCTGGACAGCGACGGCAACACCGACCTGAAGGAATACGCGCTCAAGCTCGACTGGAACATCAGCGACAACCACCGCGCCAGCTTGCGCTACAGCAAGCTCGACCAGAGCAAGCTGCGCATCAACGGCGCCGGCAGCTCCAGCCAGGCCTCGCTGAGCTCGTACTGGTACCAGCACGAGAAGTCGGTCGAGAGCTATGTCGGCCAGCTGTTCAGCGACTGGTCCGAGAACTTCTCCACCGAGTTCAAGGTGTCCTACCGCGACTACTCTGCAATCCGCGTGGTGCCGACCAATGCGCCGAGCATCGCCGTGTACTTCGACGGCTCGGTCGCCAACCCGACCGGCGACGTGCTGTTCCTGGGCACCGAGACCAACTCGCAGGGCAACATCCTCACCACCAAGACCTGGAACTACTACGGTGCGGGCACCCTGACCCTGGACAACCACAACCTGAAGTTCGGCGTCGACTACAGCACCAACGACATCTACAACCTGTACGGCCGCAACAGCTGGGGCGTGTACACCTTCTTCGGCCTGGACAACTTCGCCAGCGGCCGCTGGAGCTCGTACCAGCTCAACCAGGAGCGTAGCCCGGGTTCGATCGCGGCCGACTACAAGAACAGCAACCTCGGCCTGTTCGTGCAGGACACCTGGTACGTCAACAACAACCTGACCCTGACCCTGGGCCTGCGTGGCGACCGTCCGCAGGTGAGCCCGGATCCGACCTACAACGCTGCGGCACAAGCCTACTTCGGCTACGACAATAGCAAGATCTTCGAGAGCGACTTCCTGATCCAGCCGCGTTTCGGCTTCAACTACACCTTCGACACCGACCGTCCGACCCAGCTGCGCGGTGGCGTCGGCCTGTTCCAGGGCGATGCGCCGCAGGTGTGGATCGGCAACAGCTACTCCAACACCGGCTTCAACTACAACGCCTACAGCTTCACCGCCTACAACCCGGCCCTGCCGTTCAGCGCCAACAAGGACACCCAGCCGATTCCGACCACGCCGGGTTCGGCGACCCAGGGCGTGAGCTTCGTCGGCAACGACTTCAAGCTGCCGTCGCTGTACAAGGCCAACCTCGCCCTGGATCACGAACTGCCGTGGTACGGCATCGTCGCCTCGGCCGAGTTGCTGGTGACCAAGGTCAAGGATGGCCTGTACTACAAGAGCCTGAACATCGGTCGCGTCAACAGCCCGGGCCAGGATCCGAGCCCGGCCTACTATGGTCCGGACGGCCGCGCGCTGTACTGGAACCCGGCCCGCACCGGCCGCCCGTGGGCGACCAGCGACAACCGCTACAACCGCAACAGCGCGTACAGCGACGTCTACCTGATCGACAACACCGACAAGGGCAAGACCCAGCAGTTCACCGTGTCGCTGTCCAAGCCGTTCAGCGAAGGCGGCGACTGGTCCTGGACCCTGGGCTACACCTATACCCACGCCACCGAAGTCGGCCCGCTGACCAGCTCCACCGCCAGCTCGGGCTGGGGCTACCAGTACGCCTTCAACGCCAACTCGGAAACCGAGAACCGCTCGCGCTACGAGATCAAGGACCGGATCTCCGGTTCGCTTGACTGGAAGCACATGTTCTTCGGCGACTACGAGACCCGCGTGGGCCTGGTCTACGAAGGTCGCAGCGGCCGTCCGTACAGCTACGTGTTCAACGGCGACGCCAACGGCGACGGTCGCAGCACCAACGACCTGTTCTACGTGCCGAAGGGTCCGGGCGACGTGCTGTTCGGCACGCTGAGCAGCACCGGTGCGTTCACCGCCAACCCGGCGCTGCAGCAGCAGTTCTTCGACTGGCTGGCCAAGAACCCGCAGCTGGCCAAGTACGCCGGCAGCTACGCCCCGGCCAACGGCTTCCGTTCCGGCTGGATCAACACCTTCGACGTGCGCATCACCCAGCAGCTGCCGGGCTTCTACAAGGGCCACAAGTCCGAGATCTGGCTGGATATCCAGAACGTGGGCAACCTGCTGAACAAGAAGTGGGGCCGGATCGAAGACTACGGCTTCTATGCCGATGCCCGCGTCGCCAACCTGCAGGGCATCTATCAGGGCAAGTACGTGTACAACACCCTGTACACCGACCAGCCGACGGCCGCCAATGCCGACGCCGACGGCTTCAACATCGGTGTGTCGCAGTGGTCCATGCAGCTGGGCTTCCGCTATCAGTTCTGA